A window from Hemicordylus capensis ecotype Gifberg chromosome 2, rHemCap1.1.pri, whole genome shotgun sequence encodes these proteins:
- the LOC128344283 gene encoding major histocompatibility complex class I-related gene protein-like isoform X1, translated as MHSVPLFHFISMAGACCRCFLLLGAAGPLVLGRCSDSSFHSLCSFFTLVSEPLQEVPQFVLVVYLDGQVLGHYDSRERRCVPAEPWVKKMVAHVPIFWELCAERAKAYETWFRKVLTTIQQLSNQSNGLHTWQNMNACEWSKYGHRRAHNWYAYDGRDFMSMDWETLTWMPANAEATVVNRWWKAEHPVRQDAMHSQDKECVDWLQRSVNYAKEALFRRESPVVKVACKVGSDNLETLTCRVYGFYPKEIDFTWSNDGEVQKQETLRGGVLPNSDGTYYTWLSIQIDPKDRRRYWCHVKHEALQEPLDVSCEGPVSGPFGLIVGVLAAILLLVAGIIYVKKRWQQGNRREQSERREMMTTQLHEACHSPPQVSRLQSKDAAPTNDQTTL; from the exons ATGCACTCAGTTCCTCTTTTCCACTTCATCTCGATGGCGGGCGCTTGCTGCAGGTGCTTCTTGCTCCTGGGGGCAGCTGGCCCTCTAGTGCTGGGTCGCTGCTCTG ACTCCTCCTTTCATTCCTTGTGCTCATTTTTCACACTGGTGTCGGAGCCCCTCCAGGAAGTCCCCCAGTTTGTGCTTGTGGTCTATCTGGATGGCCAGGTCCTTGGTCACTATGACAGCAGGGAGCGGAGATGTGTGCCTGCAGAACCTTGGGTGAAGAAGATGGTGGCCCATGTTCCTATcttctgggagctgtgtgcagaGAGAGCCAAGGCCTATGAGACGTGGTTCAGAAAGGTCCTGACGACCATACAGCAACTGTCCAACCAGAGCAACG GGCTTCACACCTGGCAGAATATGAATGCCTGTGAATGGAGCAAATATGGACACAGAAGAGCACATAACTGGTATGCCTACGATGGGAGGGACTTCATGAGCATGGACTGGGAGACACTCacctggatgccagccaatgcTGAGGCCACGGTGGTCAACAGGTGGTGGAAGGCTGAACATCCCGTCAGGCAGGATGCAATGCACTCACAGGATAAAGAGTGTGTTGATTGGCTGCAGAGATCCGTGAACTATGCAAAGGAAGCTCTGTTCAGGAGAG AGTCCCCAGTAGTGAAGGTGGCATGCAAGGTGGGCAGCGACAACCTGGAAACCCTCACCTGCCGGGTGTATGGCTTCTACCCCAAAGAGATTGATTTCACCTGGAGTAACGACGGGGAGGTCCAGAAGCAGGAGACCCTCCGCGGCGGTGTCCTCCCCAACTCAGATGGCACCTACTATACCTGGCTCAGCATCCAGATTGACCCCAAAGACAGGCGCCGCTACTGGTGCCATGTGAAACACGAGGCCCTGCAGGAGCCTCTGGACGTGTCCTGCGAGGGCCCTG TCTCTGGGCCTTTTGGGCTTATTGTGGGAGTCCTTGCTGCCATCCTCCTGCTTGTGGCTGGGATTATCTATGTCA AgaagaggtggcagcaggggaacAG GAGAGAGCAGAGCGAAAGAAGAGAAATGATGACCACACAACTGCACGAAGCCTGTCATAGCCCACCTCAGGTATCCAGACTTCAAAGCAAAGATGCAGCTCCAACCAATGATCAGACTACACTCTGA
- the LOC128344283 gene encoding major histocompatibility complex class I-related gene protein-like isoform X2, whose translation MHSVPLFHFISMAGACCRCFLLLGAAGPLVLGRCSDSSFHSLCSFFTLVSEPLQEVPQFVLVVYLDGQVLGHYDSRERRCVPAEPWVKKMVAHVPIFWELCAERAKAYETWFRKVLTTIQQLSNQSNGLHTWQNMNACEWSKYGHRRAHNWYAYDGRDFMSMDWETLTWMPANAEATVVNRWWKAEHPVRQDAMHSQDKECVDWLQRSVNYAKEALFRRESPVVKVACKVGSDNLETLTCRVYGFYPKEIDFTWSNDGEVQKQETLRGGVLPNSDGTYYTWLSIQIDPKDRRRYWCHVKHEALQEPLDVSCEGPVSGPFGLIVGVLAAILLLVAGIIYVKKRWQQGNREQSERREMMTTQLHEACHSPPQVSRLQSKDAAPTNDQTTL comes from the exons ATGCACTCAGTTCCTCTTTTCCACTTCATCTCGATGGCGGGCGCTTGCTGCAGGTGCTTCTTGCTCCTGGGGGCAGCTGGCCCTCTAGTGCTGGGTCGCTGCTCTG ACTCCTCCTTTCATTCCTTGTGCTCATTTTTCACACTGGTGTCGGAGCCCCTCCAGGAAGTCCCCCAGTTTGTGCTTGTGGTCTATCTGGATGGCCAGGTCCTTGGTCACTATGACAGCAGGGAGCGGAGATGTGTGCCTGCAGAACCTTGGGTGAAGAAGATGGTGGCCCATGTTCCTATcttctgggagctgtgtgcagaGAGAGCCAAGGCCTATGAGACGTGGTTCAGAAAGGTCCTGACGACCATACAGCAACTGTCCAACCAGAGCAACG GGCTTCACACCTGGCAGAATATGAATGCCTGTGAATGGAGCAAATATGGACACAGAAGAGCACATAACTGGTATGCCTACGATGGGAGGGACTTCATGAGCATGGACTGGGAGACACTCacctggatgccagccaatgcTGAGGCCACGGTGGTCAACAGGTGGTGGAAGGCTGAACATCCCGTCAGGCAGGATGCAATGCACTCACAGGATAAAGAGTGTGTTGATTGGCTGCAGAGATCCGTGAACTATGCAAAGGAAGCTCTGTTCAGGAGAG AGTCCCCAGTAGTGAAGGTGGCATGCAAGGTGGGCAGCGACAACCTGGAAACCCTCACCTGCCGGGTGTATGGCTTCTACCCCAAAGAGATTGATTTCACCTGGAGTAACGACGGGGAGGTCCAGAAGCAGGAGACCCTCCGCGGCGGTGTCCTCCCCAACTCAGATGGCACCTACTATACCTGGCTCAGCATCCAGATTGACCCCAAAGACAGGCGCCGCTACTGGTGCCATGTGAAACACGAGGCCCTGCAGGAGCCTCTGGACGTGTCCTGCGAGGGCCCTG TCTCTGGGCCTTTTGGGCTTATTGTGGGAGTCCTTGCTGCCATCCTCCTGCTTGTGGCTGGGATTATCTATGTCA AgaagaggtggcagcaggggaacAG AGAGCAGAGCGAAAGAAGAGAAATGATGACCACACAACTGCACGAAGCCTGTCATAGCCCACCTCAGGTATCCAGACTTCAAAGCAAAGATGCAGCTCCAACCAATGATCAGACTACACTCTGA